From the genome of Longispora fulva:
CGACGCTGTGATCGGGCTCACCGGATACCCATTCCATACTGGACGGTAATCTCCCGGCGCGCCATTCCCTGGTCATCCGTTGTTTAATGGCGGCATGGAAGACGCCAGCATCCGCACCCGCGCCGTGTACGACCACGTGGCCGACCGCTACGCCCAACTGCACGGCACGGTGCCGCCGGCCGTCGTGGACCTCGCCGACGACTTCGCCCGGGTCGGCGGGGCGGCGGGGGCGGTTCTCGACCTCGGGTGCGGCGCCGGGCGCGACATGGCGTTCTGGGAGGCCCGCGGCGCCCGGGTGGTCGGTCTCGACCTGTCCACCGGGATGCTCGACCACGCGGCCGGGCTGGTGGCGGGGCCGCTGGTCCAGGGCGACATGCTCCGGCTGCCGTTCGCGGACGGGGCGTTCACCGGGGTGTGGTCGATCGCGTCGATCCTGCACCTGCCGCACGCGGTCGCGCCCGCCGCCGTCGCCGAGATCGCCCGGGTGCTGAAGCCCGGCGGGGTGCTCGCGCTCAGTCTCCAGGCGGGCAGGGGCGAGTCCTGGGAGGTGGGGCCGTACCAGGAGGAGCGGTTCTTCGCCCGCTACGACCTGGCCGGCGCCCGGGCCCTGGTCTCCGGCGCGGGGCTGGCGGTCGGGGACTCCCGGAGCATCCGGCACGGGGACGGGCGCGGCTGGCTGCAGGTGCTGGCCGTGCGGCCGGTCGCGCGATCCCCGAAGCCTTCGCACTAATATCAGCCGAATGCGCATTCTCGTCACCGGTGGCGCCGGGTACGTCGGCTCGACCCTCGTCCCGATGCTGCTCGCCGACGGGCACGCCGTCCGGGTCCTCGACACCCTGCGGTTCGGCGGCCAGGGGCTGCTCGGCTGCGCGCGGTACCCGGCGTTCGAGCTGGTCAAGGGCGACGTGCGCGACTTCGCGGCCGTGGACGACGCGGCCGACGACGTGGACGTGATCGTGCACCTGGCCGCGATCGTCGGCTACCCGGCGTGCAAGAAGGAGCCGGACGTCGCCGTGGCCACCAACGTCGACGGCACCCGCAACGTGGTCCGCGCCCGCCGCCCCGGCCAGCGCCTCGTGTTCGCCTCCACCGGCAGCGTGTACGGCGCGGTGCCCGACTACCTGTGCCACGAGGACACCCCGCGCGCCCCGATCACGCTGTACGGCGAGACGAAGGCCGAGGCCGAGCAACTCGTCCTCGCCGCGGGCGACGCGGTGGCGCTGCGCTACGCCACGGCCTTCGGCGCGAGCCCCCGGATGCGGCTGGACCTGATGCCGAACACGTTCGCCTACCAGGCCGTCCACGACCGGAGCCTCATCGTGTACGAGGGCGGCTTCAAGCGCACCTTCGTCCACGTCCACGACATGGCCCGCTCGATCGTGTTCGCCCTGGACAACTGGGCGGCCATGCGCGACGACGTGTACAACGTCGGCCACGAGCGGATGAACTTCACGAAGGCCGAGGTGGCCCGCAAGATCCTGGAGCACGTGGACTACTACCTGTACTTCGCCGAGA
Proteins encoded in this window:
- a CDS encoding class I SAM-dependent methyltransferase: MEDASIRTRAVYDHVADRYAQLHGTVPPAVVDLADDFARVGGAAGAVLDLGCGAGRDMAFWEARGARVVGLDLSTGMLDHAAGLVAGPLVQGDMLRLPFADGAFTGVWSIASILHLPHAVAPAAVAEIARVLKPGGVLALSLQAGRGESWEVGPYQEERFFARYDLAGARALVSGAGLAVGDSRSIRHGDGRGWLQVLAVRPVARSPKPSH
- a CDS encoding NAD-dependent epimerase/dehydratase family protein, which gives rise to MRILVTGGAGYVGSTLVPMLLADGHAVRVLDTLRFGGQGLLGCARYPAFELVKGDVRDFAAVDDAADDVDVIVHLAAIVGYPACKKEPDVAVATNVDGTRNVVRARRPGQRLVFASTGSVYGAVPDYLCHEDTPRAPITLYGETKAEAEQLVLAAGDAVALRYATAFGASPRMRLDLMPNTFAYQAVHDRSLIVYEGGFKRTFVHVHDMARSIVFALDNWAAMRDDVYNVGHERMNFTKAEVARKILEHVDYYLYFAETGSDEDKRDYEVSYAKIRSRGFETEIDLDAGVAELVKAVSLINVVNPYGNV